The genomic region GATAAACTCCTCGTTACTGTAAGCGATCGGAATATTAATGACCGTAGCACTCGGCGCAATCCCTTCTACCGGGGAATTGGGTTGTCCGCAAATCGTGCTGATAATATGATTGGCGTGGAAGTGGAAATGTAGAGCAGTGAGGATGCTTTCGTCGGCGATCGCTTCTTGCATCAGCTTCGCTTTCTCTTCATCACTTTTGCCGCTACTTTCGATGTCGAGAAAAGCTTGAAGATGCTGCGGGTCAATTTCGACTTTTTCAGCCCAATACGGCTCGAAGCGAGTCAGATTCGCCCCTTGAAAACAAGCGCGCTCTAAATCTACCGGGCCGTCGAGAACGGCAATTTTAATGCGGGGGTCGCCTTTGGTGTGCGATCGCAGCGCCGCCAATCCGAGGATATCATTGAGGTCAGGCATTTTTAAATCTTAGAATAGGGCGAAAAATTGACAACAAAATGAAAAAAATACAGGTTTTCGCCAATCAATTGAAGTTTAAAGTTGAAGCACTTTTACGACCAAATACGACCGCGACGGAAGGATTGACTGTCACTCGATTGGGGTAAAGATTGCTTCCACCGATACCAATAGGCATAATCTTGCAAACCCGTTCCCAGGCTCGTCTCTAAAGACTGGCGCGCTTGAGGTTTTACAGGCAATTCTGTTGTTTGCCAAACCGCACCATTGATGGTGCCATCATAACCGTTTCCAGTCTTATCTTTGGCTACTGTTCCTCCACCCTCATTGAGAGGCCAATAAGCAGCTAATCCAGCTTCTTTACCTGTCAATCGGGTATTCATATTTTGTTGAATACGCTCTGGGGTTAAAGCGATATTCCAAATTCTAAATTCACTCAGCAAACCCGCCCAATGTTTATAAGAATCCCAAAAACAGCCAATAGTAAATGTTTCAACTCGAATTAAAGAGCGCTGATGTCCCGTTCCGCTTTGCCAAAGTTCTCCATTCCGGTAAATGAACATTTCTCCAGTTGTACTGTCTTTGACAAATGCCCAGTGATTCCAGGTATCTTTATATTCTCGTTCTTGAGTCCCTTTATGAATGCGATCGAATCCGGTTTGATTTCCCGCATCCCAATAAATATGATTAGTCCAAGGTAAGTGAATACTAAATATGCGATTGCATTCCGAGCTAGCCGCCCTGAGCAACCCGGTTTGATCCGCTAAACGATTGGCTCCATTTGCCCAAAATTCAAGGGAAATTTTGTCTGTCACGCGATCGAAAACTTGGGAAAATAAAATAAAATCATCTACCCCATCAAACGACAGAACGGATTGGTGGTGATTTTGAGTTTCTTGGCTCATAAGATTAGACCTATACCCTTTCATTGAGTAAATATAGCAATCCTAAGTCATTTGTGGCAAAAATCCATAAGAATATAGCTTAGGGAAATCAAAAACTTGGCCATCAGCAAATATCTTGAATAGCTCTTTAACTCTTTTAAATGAATCACATAAAAAATAAAATGTTCTCAAGAAATTTTTAGTTTGCAGCCAAATATCTTCAACTGGATTTTGCTCGGGAGCATTCGGAGCAAACTTCGTACAAGTAATCAACCATTCATCTTCTTCTAAGCCTTCATTTAGCTCTTTTAAAAAATCTCGAAATTGTTGAGAGTCGTGATACCTGGCACCATCCCAAAAAATGGCTAATTTTTGTCCCGGTCTTTGTTCTCGTAAGTATTGTATAAACTGAATGGTATTGTCGGTATCGGCTTTCGGGTATTCTTGAAGAATAAATTCATGAGTTTGGTAATCTAAAGCGCCATAATAACTTTGGCGACTTTTTTGGTTTTTAATGGGAATTTCGACTCTTATATCTTTTCTTCCCCAAACAAAACCCAAGACGTCTCCCCAAAGAAGATGACATTCATCAATCATAAACACAGCAAGCTTTCCAGCTTTGATATCCTCTTCCCAGTCCTTAAGCTTCTTTTGAATTTCTTCTTCTTTTTTTTTGACTAGCTTTTCATCTTTGGCTGGATTCTTTTTTTGCGACTTTTTCCAGCTCATGCCAGCCGCTTTCAGCAAGTCATAATAACTTTGATTTGAAGAATAAATCACGTTGTATTCTTGCTGCAAATATCGTTTTAAGTCAGACAATCTCAAATACTCTTGTTGTCTTATCCATGAAGTGATTTGTGTTTTTTCTTCCGGTTTTAGATAGCCTTTACTTCCTTTGTATTGAAGATTCAAACTCTCAACACCCTCAAAAATTGCTTTATTTTTCCATTGACTAACGAAGCTCGAAGAAACATTTAATATTTCTTCAATTTTCTTAGAGGGTTGACCAGATAATTTCATTTTGGCTGCCAATGCTCTCTTCATTTCTTTGGTATTTGTGGTATTTTCAATGAAATTATCTAGCTCGTCTATGATATTCATGAGGTCTGTCTGATATTGAGAATCTTCCGTGTATATTATAACAAAAAAAGCTTCCATGAATCATTTAGGACTGCTATATTTACTGAGGCGAATTATTGTAACAAAACGATCGCTAATCTTTAAGACCAAATACGACCGCGACGGAACGATTCACTGTCACTCGATTGAGGTAAAGACTGCTTCCAGCGATACCAATAAGCATAATCTTGTAAGCCCGTTCCTAAAGATTCCTTATGACTAGCTGGCTGAATGGGAACCTCCATCTGTTTCCAAGTTGGACTGGCGATCGTCCCATTATGGCCGTTTTTGGCTCGATCTTTGGCAAGATTACCTTCTCCTTCATCCAGAGGCCAATAAGCAATTAATCCCTTTTCTTTACCCGTCAATCGCTCGTTCATATTACTTTGAATTTCGGAAGCAGTACGGATATCGTTCCACAGGCGCAACTCAGTAATGACTCCATCAAAAAAATCCTGAGTTCCTTGTCTCGAACCGATATAGAAATTACCACTCCCTTGATAAATTCCACTATCCCGGGTTGCTATCAAGTTTCCGTCATAGACAATTCCTTGGTGTTGGCGATCGCGATCGTACAAACAACTCCAATGATGCCAATTCCCATCGGTGTATCTGTCTGTTGTATTCAGATCGTCCCCAAAAAACGCCAAAGTAAACATATTGTTATTCCGAAATCCAACATGTAATTCGTGTCCTCCTGTAATTGACCCTTGTTCCACAACCAGATCGGTTTGATTGACGGTGTTGCGTTTCGCCCAAAACTCAATTGTAAAACTAGTTTCTCGCAAATCGATGTTGCTTCCACAGTCAATAAAAGTGCCTTGACCGTCAAAAAATAACACCGATTGAAGCTGATTTGTATTAGTCATAACTCTTTCTATTTAACTGAAAACTAACTCAATTTAATAGACACAATTGAGATAGAGATAGATTGGCTAAAAGCGCGATAATTAAGACCAAATACGACCGCGACGGAACGATTTTTGTTTGGCAGATTGAGGTAAAGACCGCTTCCAGCGATACCAATAGGCATAATCTTGCAAACCCGTTCCTAGAGATTGCTGATTGGCTTGCTGAGTGCTAATTTCGCGTTGGCGGATAGGAATTTCCGATTGCTCCCAGGTTGCTCCTCCACCTACAAGCGTGCCATGATAACCATGACCCGTCTTGTCATTAGCAATATTTCCTTCACCTTCGTTAAGGGGCCAGTAAGCAACTAACTCCGGCTCATTTCCTGCAAGCCTAAAGTTCATATTCGCTTCAATTTCTTGAGCTGTACGAACTCGATTCCAAATCCGAAAATCGGAAAGATACCCCTTAAATGCTTGGTTAGGGTCAAAGCCTCCCCCAACCGCATCCTGCTCTTGACCCAATACCAACGATCCATCGGGACTAATCGTTTTCCCTTTGTGTATGCTTTTGTCGTCACTCGTAGCAAATTCTTGGTGTCCGTCCTTATAAATTTTTACTTGTCCCGTTTCACTGTTCCAAGTCACCGCGCAATGATGCCACTGACCGTCATTAAATGATGCAATATCACTGTAGGCTCTTGCATTATGAATAATGACTTGTTGATTTTTAGCCCATCGAAACATAACAAATGCGTTACCCGCTCCTGGTGCCTCATAAGAAACAGGTGTTATATCGTTCGTTGCCTCAGTCTTCAGCCACAACTCGACAGTCACGGCGCTCTTTGGAAATGCTGTAAATGGATTGAGAATGACATAATCTGTTAATTGACTTCCATTATTTAAACTTAAGACAGCTTGAGGATTGGACATGGTAAAGCTTCCTGAACAATTAACAAAGACACCTTGATACAGATCTTTGAAATCCTAAATATTTGCGATCGCTCGATCCGGCACCTATCACCCTTTCAACGAATACGGCAGACCGACAGAGACCGACAATCAGCCAATCTTTGTGCAGTGCTGCCCGATCGCGATTTGCCCTAAGATCTAGCGCATCATAAAAATTGAAGATGTTTTGAGATACGCATAACCGGGATAGTTAAATCTAGCCGGATCGTTGTAGTTCGCTCCATGCAATAAATCCATCCGGATTCCTAATAAATCGTCGGGACGACCGTTAACCAAATCGACGCACTCCGCAGGCTGGACAAAATGAGGGCGTTTGATGGGGCGGCATTGTTTGGGTAATCTCATAGCAATCTATCGTGAGTAATTTAAGTAATTTGCTCGTTCTTTAACAACCCATACCAAGCCTATATGAACTTACACGAGGTATTTAACCATTACCCCAGTATCCTTTCATACAGACTCGGTACGAAGCACGGGCAAGAAGACGAACAATTTAATATGGAGACGACCAGGAACGAACTTCGCCCAAAGTAACTGGAATTAAATCGCTGACATCGATAGTGAAGCGGAAAACTTTCTTCGCACGGCGGCTGTTTTCCGGATCGAAGAATTTGAGCTGCACGTCCCAACAGTCGCTGTCCACACGACAGAAGGGGCTTTTCGCAACATTGATGCTGTCGAGTTCCATCCCCGCACCAATTGCCTGCGAGAAAGTTTGAGCCGCTTGGAACGCATTCGTCGCCGCAAAGTTGAGAGCGCGGTCTTGCGAAGTTTGCCCCAGGTTACGTAAATCGTAGTAAATCCGATTGAGGAAGCTGCTGAGGGTGCGGCGCATTTGCTCTTCATCGGCTCCCGCTTGTTCGGCGCCGACGGCGCTGATGGCTGCATCGACCAGGTTGTTAACCCGCCAGCCGTACATTCCCCGAGGGCTTTGGGGTTCGATCACCGGAACAGTCTGCCCGGAGAACAAGCGCACGGTCCGTCCCGTAATCCGTCCCGGAATACTGACACGCTCGATATAGTCGTCCGCATTTTCCGGTTGGACTTGTCCGGAGAGCAGCTCTTGTAACACTGCATAAACATCTCGGGCGAACGACCCAATCGGTTCGATCGCATAAATCGGCGTCAGTTCCAGGTTAAGCGTCCAAATTAACGATTTAGCCTCCGAAAGGTTTTCACCCAGGTAATCGACGATTTGGCGGGCATCGTAGGGATTCGCGGGAACGGGGGTGCCGCCAATGTCTACAGCAGGCATCAGTTGTTTGAACGAGTCGCGCCGAGCTTCCGTACCGAAGTCATAGCCGAGAGTCCCAATCGCGTAGACGATGCCGTCACTGGATTCGGCAGTTTGACTGGGGGTTACCGGGGTGGTCGTGGTTTCAGGCATAGATGCTCCTTGAGAAGTAACGGGGTTGACAGGGGTGGAGTTGGCGGAGGGGTCTGCTACGACTGCGGCGGCAACCACTGTAGAGGTTGCTGTCGGCTCGGAGGAGGGAACCGCCGCCGCAACAACTTGCTTGTGTTCTTCAATTTCTCGGTTGTTTTTGTTCGCTTCAACCGTGGTTTCGGTAGGTTCGGGGGTGCCACCACAGCTACATCCACCTGAAGCGTCTACCGTTTGTGCGATCGCTTGCTCTTCGACAAAATCCGACATAGTTTCTCCTATTAACTGTTGAATGGCACCGGGAATATTCAAAACTCCGGCCAAACATTTGCGGCCATTTTTAGTTCCGGCAAACTTGCAGGGGAGGGCGCTCGCCAGGATGGCCTCTCGCACCGCTTGGGGGTTGGGGTCTTCCCCTCGCTGGGCTTGCAAGCTCAACAATAGAGCTGCTACCCCCGTCACGACGGGCGCCGCGAAGCTCGTACCGCTCAACCGGAGAGTGCCGCCCCCCGGTTTGGCTCCCAGGATATTCTCACCAGGAGCGAGGATGCCTTGGGTTTGGTAAGTTTCTCCCCAGTTGCTGAAATCGAGGGGATGCCCTCTGGCATCGGTGGCTCCCACCGCCAGGACGGCAGGTAGGGCGGCGGGGACGTGGAGGCAGTCGCACCCGTCGTTTCCGGCGGCGGCGACGAGGAGAATATTTCTATCCCGGCACATTTTCACCGCTCGGTCGAGCCAGTCCTCGGCTTCGCCGATGTCGGTAAGGGAACCGCCACTGATATTAATGACTTGCGCGCCCTTGTCGGCGGCTTGTTCGATCGCTCGTGCGAGATCGAGTTGAGAAAGTTTACGGTTATTGTCGGCAAAAACCGGAGCGAGCAGCCCGCGACATTGAGGGGCGATGCCGGGGACTTCACTCTCGGGTTGTCCGAAAATCAGGCTGGCAATGTGAGTGCCGTGGGTAGACATTTGCCCGGTGGCGCTGGCTCGTTCGCGAACGAGGGTAGGGAGGCGCGCGAGGTTTGCGCCTTGGAAGCAGGGGAGATCGGTATCTACGACGCCATCGAGGACGGCAACGGTAATATCTGACGTGCCTTGAGTAAGGTTGTAGAGTTGTGAAAAGCCGTGAATTTTTCTTAGATCGACCATTCGATTTTTAATAGATTAGGATTGACAATTTGCATGTCATTTGATTGTATTTTCCCGAAAAGATAGCTGTTAGTAAATCTATCAAAGCCGATCGATTCATCAGGATTATGCGTTAATAATATTTAGCTAAAAATGCTAAAAATTTAAGTAAAATCTCGAATTGTAAGCCCCGTACAAGCTTCAGCGAGTTAGCCAAATTTTAGCGGGGCTACAACTAATTCATCCCCTCAGAAAAACCCAGTAATTAACAGTTGAATTGCTGCCGCTTTGTCGTGCTAGTTTTCGTCAACTTCTAAATTGACACAGGTTTTCAGTTTGTTCTTTTGTTCATTGAGGTAAAGTTTTCGCCCTACTTGGCCAAAAATTTTTGACCGGGGTTGAAGAATTCGTTCGCGTAGTATGTTGAGTTGGGGGGCGATCTTTATGACATTGGGTTGTTGAGCAAAGGTATTTTAAAACCAACCGCTTATGGTGTTTCTAACCCGATCTCCCATGGCATTGAGTTTTGGCACCACGTCTGTTAAGACGACTGGGAGTATAGCTGAGAACAGACCTTGGGCGTCAACTGCATTATCATCACCAGCAAAAGTTCCCAAATCTTTACGTTGTACTGGAGCGACAACCTGCGGATTCAATTTTTTGGTTTTCATGCTTTTCCTCAGTTTCTCTTTAAATTAAAGTACAGCTTAGGTTTATCAAAAGAACTAGTGTTCTCTTGAGGGTTTGAAGGGACAGAAATGGACTAAAATAGCCATTCCTCTCCCTCGCTTATTCTGCATACTAGGTATCGGGAAACACCAAGGTAACAATCCTTGTGGGTCACTTCACTGAGGCGAACCCTATTACCTGGTTAGCAAAACAAGAGTTTTTGCCTTTTTTTAGATGTGTGATAGCCGTGAGAATATTACTCGGCATCATCACCCGCAAAAGGAATTGGAAAAGGATATCCAGGAATGATATCTTGCAAAATGGAGGGGGCGATCGCCGTTCCAGTTTGAGAAGTAGTAGCAGCATTGCCACGCTTCACAGGAGCGAGATTGGCTGGAGTCAGCTTTTTGGTTTTCATGTTTTTCCTCTTAGTTCAAGTTGAAGAAAGTCAAGTAACCGATACAGCATCGAATGACTTTCCGTAATTCTAGGTTGAATCCTTACCTTGCCATAGCTAAAAAGTTTGGTGCCTTTTTGAAGGTGAGGAATAGAATTACAGTGACTATTCGGCATCATCACCCGCAAACGGGATGGTGATTGGACCAATCGGAATATTCAGGATGGACGCCGCGATACCATTTCCATTATTAGGATCGGCAGCAGCATTTTTACGCTTCACCGGAGCTACATTCGCGGGAGTAAGTTTTTGAGTTTTCATCGTTGCTTTCCTCATTAATTTGAGTGATTTTACCAGGATGTAACTTCCTGGGTTGTTGATAGATAACGTATCTTTTATTTTTTTTAATGTCAATAGTTTTTCAGTATTTTTTTGTCACTAAAATAATCAGAAAAATTGCAATAAAAAGCGGGCAAATTGCTATTTAAGCTTGCAATTCGCCAAGACAGTTATGGAAACACAACGGTCACTTGCTAATTGAAAAAATCTCTATTTTTCCACTCTTTTTTTTCTTAGTAGATTGCGGATTAACTCACCAATCACAAGGGTTTTAGTTCAAGTGAATGGTGAACCTCTACTAGAAATTACTCGGCATCGTTACCAGCAAACGGGAGGGGACATCGCCCCACCAGACAGGGCAGATGTGATGGGGCGATCGCAGTGCTATCACGAGAAGCGATCGCAGTGGTTTTACGCTTCAGGGGAGTTGCATTAGCGGGAGTGAGTTTTTTGGTTTTCATGGCTATTTCTTCCTTGGGTTGATTCGGAAAAACATAAGACTTTCCAAGTCCGTGAGTTTCGGACTGGCTTGTAGATTCCTGCATAAGCAAGAATCAGAGAGGATGAGGGAACGTATTTAATAACGATCGGAAATGCGATGAGTCTCTCGTTTTTGAGAGAAACTCTCGCTTTCTCTTCGCCGACGACCCTTTTAGAAGGTCGCCAGTAAAATTTAAGGACTATTCTGCGTCATTACCCGCAAAAGGAAAAGGCGAGCCGACATCGTTGTTGCCCAATGAAAAAGGAGATCCGACGATAAACATAAGCGGTGCGATCGCACTCCCCCTATTCCCATCGCGAGAAGTCGTGACGCAGGTTTCGCGTTTCACCGGAGGGACGTTGGCGGGAGTGAGTTTTTTGTTTTTCATGGTGATTTTTCGATCGATTTGAGTGTTTTCTTCCAGATGTAGGCTTCGCTCGCAAAGCTGAAAGCATAGCTTTTCGCGAACGGAACCCTCTCGATAGCTCAATAGCTATCCAGTTAAGTCAATGTTAGGCTTGTAGCCTCCTATTTACTAGGTTTGACTATCTACAAACCCCTCTATTGTTTTCAGTAGAAAGACGAACGAAGACTAACGATCGAATAATGCTGATTACTCCGCATCATCCGCAGCAACTGGATCGTATTTTCTTCCTTCACTGCCCCAGATCCACCATTGCCATTGAGTTTGGGGATGGACTGCACTGGCGTAGCGATCGCGAGCGACTGTTGCTAGGGCATCGCGTTTAACTGGAGCTCCATTTTGAGGGACTAATTTTCGAGTTTTCACGGTGTATTACCCTTCAAAACACAAGTTTTAGATCCGTAATCACCACAACGCTACTGAGAACGTTATCGATCTAATTGGCCATAAAAAGCCAGTGGTTAAGGTTTTACACTTAACCCAAATTGGATGGTAGGGTATCCGTTTTGCAGTCGATCTAGTTTTTGTAGAAATACTCAACAAAGAGTTCGCAGTCAAACAGCCTTACTGGGATCCACTTTCGGTTTTAGGGGATCCACGATCGCCCTGAAAGCGCGATCGCTGGCTTCACTCTTTAAAAGTAATAGGTTGTAGGGGGGTATGACAGCTAAAGTACGCTTTTTTGTGTCCCGATGTCAATTTTTTTTGGGTAAAGTTTTATAAAATTCACCTAAAAGCGTAACCGTATCACAGGTTACATCAAATGAAGTCGATCTAAGGTTTAACCCAGGAGTTCGATCGAAATAACCCGAGTCGACTGTCCTAATGGCATACATTAAAAATTCGCGAGTGAGGTAACTCCCCATGACTTGAATATAGAGGAAAGAAGTAAACGCGGCTGTTTCGGCTCCCATTAAAAGTTTTATTGATTAGCACAAAACTTAGTTAGAGTAGTTAAATACCAAAAAATGTTCTGAAGTTACTCTAATCTCTGTAACCTCAGAACATTTTTTTGAAAAGGTGCAATAAATTTTCTTGAAATAGTCGATACACAATCCGGCAACTTTAAACCTATAGTTTTAACCGATCGACCCTTACAAGATGGGAAAACTTGCTGTTTCTACAAGGATCTAGCGTCTCGGGATTGAGGCTTGTATATAATATTATCGATCTGCATGATAATTACTATACTAAAGTTGCGTGGCTAAGGGGTATATCTGAAAAGAGAATCGTAAATCTCTAAAGAGCAGTTTTTAGAGATTGTTTATAAAGACAATATAAAAAATCTAGTAGGGGTTTGATTCCTAAATCCCTACTGGAGATAATAGAAACGTCGATTAATTTGGGGTAACCAGATAATACGTCGTGCTTACCCCACTGAACTTGCGCGATCGCGAAGGGGACTGAATTGAGCCGTTATTCCCATCACTCAATTGGTTGATGCTTGCGATCGCGCTGTTGTCTGACAGGTGGATCGACGAACTAGGAATCCTCCTACCTTCAGGTGAGGGAAAACGTCAAAATTGCTCTGAAAACTTGGCGCTAAAACGGTTAGAGAAATTCACCATTGGCTAGACAAAGGAGAATCTCTCTCAATGGTAACGGTTGCACTCAGCATTGCGAGGACGTCTCATTTCTCGATTGCGTGCTAGAAGAGGCGCGCCAAACTGGTTTACAATTCGGGTTGCGACGGTGTAACTGCTGACTGGTTCGTCCGGTCGGCTATGGAATCGCACCCTCGATTTGTCATTCATAGAGGAGAGATTGGCCGATGGCTGGTGAAATTTTTAATGCAGCGTTTTTATCGTTTTCCCTGATTCTCGTGGGATTGGCTCTCGGGTTCTTGTTGCTCAAAGTGCAAGGCGCCGAGGAGTAGACCGCTCCCCATTGGCTCCCGGATGGCTGGCATCGGGGCGCAAAATAACAGCGTTGCACCTCGCGATCGCAAGAGGTTGCAGCGCTGTTGTCGTTGGAGGGGCGATCGCTGGATTAGATTTATATATACTATATAAAACACAAAGTTTGCTTAAATTCTCAGCAAAACTGGGGAAAACGAGGGGAAAAGGGAACGATTTCTGATAAAATTTCATAAAAGTTAAAATTTCGTCATTAATCCTGAATGAGTTTATTGGTTGTCGGTGCTACGGGTACGCTCGGCAGACAAGTCGTGCGGCGCGCCCTAGATGAGGGCTACTCGGTGCGCTGTTTAGTCAGAAGTTATAAGAGAGCGGCCTTTTTGAAAGAATGGGGCGCCGAATTAGTACGCGGAAACTTGTGCGAGCCGGAAACCCTGCCCCCGGCGCTAGAAGGGGTCACGGCGATTATCGACGCAGCGACCGCCCGGGCGACGGATTCCTTGAGCATTCGCGATGTGGACTGGGAAGGTAAAGTCGCCCTCATCCAAGCGGCGAAAGCGGCGAACGTCGATCGCTATATCTTCTTTTCGATCCTCGATGCGGACCGCTACCCCCAAGTCCCGCTCATGGAAATCAAGCGCTGTACGGAACTGT from Oxynema aestuarii AP17 harbors:
- a CDS encoding LamG-like jellyroll fold domain-containing protein; protein product: MSNPQAVLSLNNGSQLTDYVILNPFTAFPKSAVTVELWLKTEATNDITPVSYEAPGAGNAFVMFRWAKNQQVIIHNARAYSDIASFNDGQWHHCAVTWNSETGQVKIYKDGHQEFATSDDKSIHKGKTISPDGSLVLGQEQDAVGGGFDPNQAFKGYLSDFRIWNRVRTAQEIEANMNFRLAGNEPELVAYWPLNEGEGNIANDKTGHGYHGTLVGGGATWEQSEIPIRQREISTQQANQQSLGTGLQDYAYWYRWKRSLPQSAKQKSFRRGRIWS
- a CDS encoding anacyclamide/piricyclamide family prenylated cyclic peptide, translated to MKTQKLTPANVAPVKRKNAAADPNNGNGIAASILNIPIGPITIPFAGDDAE
- a CDS encoding cyanobactin biosynthesis system PatB/AcyB/McaB family protein — its product is MRLPKQCRPIKRPHFVQPAECVDLVNGRPDDLLGIRMDLLHGANYNDPARFNYPGYAYLKTSSIFMMR
- a CDS encoding S8 family peptidase, with translation MVDLRKIHGFSQLYNLTQGTSDITVAVLDGVVDTDLPCFQGANLARLPTLVRERASATGQMSTHGTHIASLIFGQPESEVPGIAPQCRGLLAPVFADNNRKLSQLDLARAIEQAADKGAQVINISGGSLTDIGEAEDWLDRAVKMCRDRNILLVAAAGNDGCDCLHVPAALPAVLAVGATDARGHPLDFSNWGETYQTQGILAPGENILGAKPGGGTLRLSGTSFAAPVVTGVAALLLSLQAQRGEDPNPQAVREAILASALPCKFAGTKNGRKCLAGVLNIPGAIQQLIGETMSDFVEEQAIAQTVDASGGCSCGGTPEPTETTVEANKNNREIEEHKQVVAAAVPSSEPTATSTVVAAAVVADPSANSTPVNPVTSQGASMPETTTTPVTPSQTAESSDGIVYAIGTLGYDFGTEARRDSFKQLMPAVDIGGTPVPANPYDARQIVDYLGENLSEAKSLIWTLNLELTPIYAIEPIGSFARDVYAVLQELLSGQVQPENADDYIERVSIPGRITGRTVRLFSGQTVPVIEPQSPRGMYGWRVNNLVDAAISAVGAEQAGADEEQMRRTLSSFLNRIYYDLRNLGQTSQDRALNFAATNAFQAAQTFSQAIGAGMELDSINVAKSPFCRVDSDCWDVQLKFFDPENSRRAKKVFRFTIDVSDLIPVTLGEVRSWSSPY
- a CDS encoding anacyclamide/piricyclamide family prenylated cyclic peptide encodes the protein MQESTSQSETHGLGKSYVFPNQPKEEIAMKTKKLTPANATPLKRKTTAIASRDSTAIAPSHLPCLVGRCPLPFAGNDAE
- a CDS encoding IS630 family transposase → MNIIDELDNFIENTTNTKEMKRALAAKMKLSGQPSKKIEEILNVSSSFVSQWKNKAIFEGVESLNLQYKGSKGYLKPEEKTQITSWIRQQEYLRLSDLKRYLQQEYNVIYSSNQSYYDLLKAAGMSWKKSQKKNPAKDEKLVKKKEEEIQKKLKDWEEDIKAGKLAVFMIDECHLLWGDVLGFVWGRKDIRVEIPIKNQKSRQSYYGALDYQTHEFILQEYPKADTDNTIQFIQYLREQRPGQKLAIFWDGARYHDSQQFRDFLKELNEGLEEDEWLITCTKFAPNAPEQNPVEDIWLQTKNFLRTFYFLCDSFKRVKELFKIFADGQVFDFPKLYSYGFLPQMT
- a CDS encoding anacyclamide/piricyclamide family prenylated cyclic peptide; its protein translation is MKTRKLVPQNGAPVKRDALATVARDRYASAVHPQTQWQWWIWGSEGRKYDPVAADDAE
- a CDS encoding LamG-like jellyroll fold domain-containing protein; translation: MTNTNQLQSVLFFDGQGTFIDCGSNIDLRETSFTIEFWAKRNTVNQTDLVVEQGSITGGHELHVGFRNNNMFTLAFFGDDLNTTDRYTDGNWHHWSCLYDRDRQHQGIVYDGNLIATRDSGIYQGSGNFYIGSRQGTQDFFDGVITELRLWNDIRTASEIQSNMNERLTGKEKGLIAYWPLDEGEGNLAKDRAKNGHNGTIASPTWKQMEVPIQPASHKESLGTGLQDYAYWYRWKQSLPQSSDSESFRRGRIWS
- a CDS encoding LamG-like jellyroll fold domain-containing protein, yielding MSQETQNHHQSVLSFDGVDDFILFSQVFDRVTDKISLEFWANGANRLADQTGLLRAASSECNRIFSIHLPWTNHIYWDAGNQTGFDRIHKGTQEREYKDTWNHWAFVKDSTTGEMFIYRNGELWQSGTGHQRSLIRVETFTIGCFWDSYKHWAGLLSEFRIWNIALTPERIQQNMNTRLTGKEAGLAAYWPLNEGGGTVAKDKTGNGYDGTINGAVWQTTELPVKPQARQSLETSLGTGLQDYAYWYRWKQSLPQSSDSQSFRRGRIWS
- a CDS encoding anacyclamide/piricyclamide family prenylated cyclic peptide; this encodes MKNKKLTPANVPPVKRETCVTTSRDGNRGSAIAPLMFIVGSPFSLGNNDVGSPFPFAGNDAE
- a CDS encoding anacyclamide/piricyclamide family prenylated cyclic peptide; protein product: MKTKKLTPANLAPVKRGNAATTSQTGTAIAPSILQDIIPGYPFPIPFAGDDAE
- the petM gene encoding cytochrome b6-f complex subunit PetM; protein product: MAGEIFNAAFLSFSLILVGLALGFLLLKVQGAEE